A single Ctenopharyngodon idella isolate HZGC_01 chromosome 22, HZGC01, whole genome shotgun sequence DNA region contains:
- the LOC127504878 gene encoding E3 ubiquitin-protein ligase TRIM11-like has translation MASSRGPALNEELQCSICLEVFTDPVTTPCGHNFCRTCLSKCWTNTWTCFCPLCKEKFSRRPDLKINTTLREVAQHFKKKLNLGESKGFCDICGERKQKAVKSCLTCQSSYCDDHLEPHLRVPRLMKHTLINAVENLEDYICQKHERPLEMFCRDDQTCVCLSCSEGEHRTHNTVPIEEESREKKDHLVQTQTDVHQMIQDRMKKIQEIKHSVELRKKNMEKEKSSSVEIFTDLIRSFERCQSELLKMMEEQQKAAEKQAEDLIKELQQEITELKKKNTELEQLSHTDNHLQLIQMYSPLYSRRHAKNWTEIRIDSDVNVNSLYRALAQLKKTHETLNEKLSQTGLKCVQKYAVDVTLDPDTANPYLILSDDGKQVSHGDFEQYIPENPKRFDVCFCVLAKEGFSSGRFYYEVQVKGKTEWDLGVARESINRKEINQLTPANGFWTVALINENEYLVCDDPVASFPHRKTPEMVGVFVDYEEGLVSFYDVGTGSHIYSFTGQNFTEKLYPYLSPCLNNEGKNSNPLIITPVS, from the exons ATGGCATCCTCCCGTGGTCCAGCACTAAATGAGGAGCTCCAGTGCTCCATCTGTCTGGAAGTGTTCACTGATCCAGTCACCACTCCATGTGGACACAACTTCTGCAGAACCTGCCTGAGCAAGTGCTGGACGAACACTTGGACCTGCTTCTGTCCACTCTGTAAAGAAAAATTCAGCAGAAGACCTGATCTCAAGATTAATACAACACTCAGAGAGGTTGCGCAACACTTTAAGAAGAAGCTCAATCTAGGAGAATCTAAAGGGTTCTGTGACATCTGTGGTGAAAGAAAGCAGAAAGCTGTGAAGTCCTGCCTGACGTGTCAAAGCTCTTACTGTGATGATCATCTGGAGCCTCATCTCAGAGTCCCACGTCTAATGAAACACACACTGATCAATGCTGTGGAAAACCTGGAGGATTATATTTGCCAGAAACATGAGAGACCTCTGGAGATGTTCTGCAGAGATGATCAGACGTGTGTTTGTCTGTCCTGCTCTGAAGGAGAACACAGGACTCACAACACTGTTCCTATAGAGGAGGAGAGTCGAGAGAAGAAG GATCATCTGgttcagacacagacagatgtTCATCAGATGATCCAGGACAGAATGAAGAAGATTCAAGAGATCAAACACTCAGTAGAACTAAGAAAA AAGAACATGGAGAAAGAGAAATCATCCAGTGTTGAGATCTTCACTGATCTGATCCGCTCCTTTGAGAGATGTCAGTCTGAGCTGCTGAAGATGATGGAGGAACAGCAGAAAGCAGCAGAGAAACAGGCTGAAGATCTCATTAAAGAGCTGCAGCAGGAAATCACTGAgctgaagaagaaaaacactgagctggagcagctctCACACACTGATAATCATCTCCAACTCATACAG ATGTACTCACCCCTGTACAGCCGTCGACATGCCAAGAACTGGACTGAGATCCGGATTGACTCTGATGTAAATGTGAACTCTCTGTATAGAGCTCTGGCTCAACTGAAGAAAACTCATGAGACACTAAATGAAAAACTCAGTCAAACTG GGTTGAAGTGTGTACAGAAGTATGCAG TGGATGTGACTCTGGATCCTGATACAGCAAATCCATATCTCATCCTGTCTGATGATGGAAAACAAGTCAGTCATGGAGACTTTGAGCAGTACATACCAGAAAACCCAAAGAGATTtgatgtctgtttttgtgttctgGCAAAGGAGGGATTCAGTTCAGGGAGATTTTACTATGAGGTGCAGGTGAAGGGAAAGACTGAGTGGGATTTAGGAGTGGCCAGAGAATCCATTAACAGGAAGGAGATAAACCAACTGACTCCAGCGAATGGATTCTGGACAGTGGCTCTGATTAATGAGAATGAATATTTAGTTTGTGATGATCCAGTGGCCTCTTTCCCTCACAGAAAGACCCCTGAGATGGTGGGAGTGTTTGTGGATTATGAGGAGGGTCTGGTCTCTTTTTATGACGTGGGCACCGGCTCTCATATCTACTCTTTCACTGGTCAGAATTTCACTGAGAAACTCTATCCATATTTAAGCCCATGCCTTAATAATGAAGGTAAAAACTCAAACCCACTGATCATCACACCTGTcagttaa
- the LOC127504879 gene encoding zinc-binding protein A33-like, whose product MASSSGPALNEELQCSICLEVFTDPVTTPCGHNFCRTCLSKCWTNTQTCFCPLCKETFRRRPDLKINTTLREVVQHFKKKLKLGESEVFCDFCDERKQKAVKSCLTCQSSYCVSHLEPHLRVSRLKKHKLINAVENLEDYICQKHERPLEMFCRDDQTCVCLFCTEGEHRTHNTVPIEEESREKKDQLVQTQTDVHQMIQDRMKKIQEIQYSVDLRKKNMEKEKSSSVEIFTDLIRSFERCQSELLKMMEEQQKAAEKQAEDLIKELQQEITELKKKNTELEQLSHTDNHLQLIQMYSPLYSRRHAKNWTEIRIDSDVNVNSLYRALAQLKKTHETLNEKLSQTGLKCVQKYAVDVTLDPDTANPYLILSDDGKQVSHGDFEQYIPENPKRFDVCFCVLAKEGFSSGRFYYEVQVKGKTEWDLGVARESINRKEINQLTPANGFWTVALINENEYLVCDDPVASFPHRKTPEKVGVFVDYKEGLVSFYDVGTGSHIYSFTGQTFTEKLYPYLSPCLNNEGKNSNPLIITPVS is encoded by the exons ATGGCATCCTCCAGTGGTCCAGCTCTAAATGAGGAGCTCCAGTGCTCCATCTGTCTGGAAGTGTTCACTGATCCAGTCACCACTCCATGTGGACACAACTTCTGCAGAACCTGCCTGAGCAAGTGCTGGACGAACACACAGACCTGCTTCTGTCCACTCTGTAAAGAAACATTCAGAAGAAGACCTGATCTCAAGATTAATACAACACTCAGAGAAGTTGTGCAACACTTTAAGAAGAAGCTCAAACTAGGAGAATCTGAGGTGTTCTGTGACTTCTGTGATGAAAGAAAGCAGAAAGCTGTGAAGTCCTGCCTGACGTGTCAAAGCTCTTACTGTGTCTCTCATCTGGAGCCTCATCTCAGAGTCTCACGTCTAAAGAAACACAAACTGATCAACGCTGTGGAAAATCTGGAGGATTATATATGCCAGAAACACGAGAGACCTCTGGAGATGTTCTGCAGAGATGATCAGACGTGTGTTTGTCTGTTCTGCACTGAAGGAGAACACAGGACTCACAACACTGTTCCTATAGAGGAGGAGAGTCGAGAGAAGAAG GATCAGCTGgttcagacacagacagatgtTCATCAGATGATCCAGGACAGAATGAAGAAGATTCAAGAGATCCAATACTCAGTAGATCTGAGAAAA AAGAACATGGAGAAAGAGAAATCATCCAGTGTTGAGATCTTCACTGATCTGATCCGCTCCTTTGAGAGATGTCAGTCTGAGCTGCTGAAGATGATGGAGGAACAGCAGAAAGCAGCAGAGAAACAGGCTGAAGATCTCATTAAAGAGCTGCAGCAGGAAATCACTGAgctgaagaagaaaaacactgagctggagcagctctCACACACTGATAATCATCTCCAACTCATACAG ATGTACTCACCCCTGTACAGCCGTCGACATGCCAAGAACTGGACTGAGATCCGGATTGACTCTGATGTAAATGTGAACTCTCTGTATAGAGCTCTGGCTCAACTGAAGAAAACTCATGAGACACTAAATGAAAAACTCAGTCAAACTG GGTTGAAGTGTGTACAGAAGTATGCAG TGGATGTGACTCTGGATCCTGATACAGCAAATCCATATCTCATCCTGTCTGATGATGGAAAACAAGTCAGTCATGGAGACTTTGAGCAGTACATACCAGAAAACCCAAAGAGATTtgatgtctgtttttgtgttctgGCAAAGGAGGGATTCAGTTCAGGGAGATTTTACTATGAGGTGCAGGTGAAGGGAAAGACTGAGTGGGATTTAGGAGTGGCCAGAGAATCCATTAACAGGAAGGAGATAAACCAACTGACTCCAGCGAATGGATTCTGGACAGTGGCTTTGATTAATGAGAATGAATATTTAGTTTGTGATGATCCAGTGGCCTCTTTCCCTCACAGAAAGACCCCTGAGAAGGTGGGAGTGTTTGTGGATTATAAGGAGGGTCTGGTCTCTTTTTATGACGTGGGCACCGGCTCTCATATCTACTCTTTCACTGGTCAGACTTTCACTGAGAAACTCTATCCATATTTAAGCCCATGCCTTAATAATGAAGGTAAAAACTCAAACCCACTGATCATCACACCTGTcagttaa